The Streptomyces clavuligerus genome includes a region encoding these proteins:
- a CDS encoding serine hydrolase domain-containing protein, translated as MNTLIKKTRSRMAVTAAVAAALLAGVVAVPATAAPSAGPVPAATAGDRPAAPLTRAQLTREIERTLKEAGYIGIAVEMRHGQRRTHIDAGEAVLGTGRPTPRDAVFRAASVTKSFIATVVLQLVAEGRLSLDDTVEKWLPGVVTGQGNDGRLITLRHLLQHTSGVYNWDQVEVNGDTAEDFERTRFDGFTPEESIAYTMRHKPDFPPAAPGDPAPAWNYSNPGYLLAGMIIQKATGRTWAEEVTRRVIRPLGLRDTRTPGADPYLRAPHARTYHKFRGSDRWTDTTVLNMTSTDAAGALISTRRDLDRFYTALFRGRLLPAAQLVEMRRTVPVGGLFGEVMPGLSYGLGLMRQPLSCGGHRWGHGGDLDGTTVRTGFTDDGSRSVVVTASGKTADVNQLIRAERAVQRLVERALCG; from the coding sequence ATGAACACACTGATCAAGAAGACCCGTTCACGGATGGCCGTCACCGCCGCGGTGGCCGCCGCGCTCCTCGCGGGCGTGGTGGCGGTGCCCGCCACAGCCGCCCCGTCCGCCGGGCCCGTACCGGCCGCGACCGCCGGGGACCGCCCGGCCGCACCCCTCACCCGGGCCCAGCTGACCCGCGAGATCGAGCGGACCCTGAAGGAAGCGGGCTATATCGGCATCGCGGTGGAGATGCGTCATGGACAGCGCCGCACCCACATCGACGCCGGGGAGGCCGTCCTGGGGACCGGCAGGCCCACCCCGCGCGACGCGGTGTTCAGGGCGGCCAGTGTCACCAAGTCCTTCATCGCCACCGTCGTGCTGCAACTGGTCGCCGAAGGACGGCTGTCACTGGACGACACGGTCGAGAAGTGGCTGCCGGGAGTGGTCACCGGCCAGGGCAACGACGGCCGCCTCATCACCCTGCGCCATCTGCTCCAGCACACCAGCGGCGTCTACAACTGGGACCAGGTCGAGGTCAATGGGGACACTGCGGAGGACTTCGAGCGCACCAGATTCGACGGTTTCACGCCCGAGGAGTCCATCGCGTACACCATGCGGCACAAGCCCGACTTCCCGCCCGCGGCACCGGGTGATCCCGCGCCCGCGTGGAACTACTCCAACCCGGGCTATCTGCTCGCCGGGATGATCATCCAGAAGGCCACCGGGCGTACCTGGGCCGAGGAGGTGACGCGCCGCGTCATCCGCCCGCTGGGCCTGCGCGACACCCGTACCCCGGGCGCCGATCCGTATCTGCGGGCACCCCATGCGCGTACGTATCACAAGTTCCGCGGTTCGGACCGCTGGACCGACACCACGGTTCTCAATATGACGTCCACCGATGCGGCGGGTGCCCTGATATCGACCCGGCGCGATCTCGACCGGTTCTACACCGCGCTGTTCCGCGGCCGGCTGCTGCCCGCCGCTCAGCTCGTGGAGATGCGCCGCACGGTGCCCGTCGGCGGGCTGTTCGGAGAGGTGATGCCCGGTCTCAGCTACGGGCTGGGGCTGATGCGACAGCCCCTGAGCTGCGGTGGACACCGATGGGGCCATGGCGGCGATCTCGACGGCACCACGGTCCGAACCGGGTTCACCGACGACGGCAGCCGGTCGGTCGTCGTCACCGCGAGCGGCAAGACCGCCGATGTCAACCAGCTGATCCGGGCGGAGCGGGCCGTGCAGCGGCTCGTGGAGCGCGCCCTCTGCGGCTGA